The proteins below come from a single Fusobacterium simiae genomic window:
- a CDS encoding site-specific DNA-methyltransferase yields the protein MDPPYNTGNDSFNYNDSFNHSTWLTFMKNRLELAKKLLSDDGSIFINLDYNEVHYCKVLMDDIFGRENFQREIIWRIGWVSGYKTSVNNYIRNHDTILFYSKNKEFYFNKHYILNSEFKNLVKKDKIKSEFEKLGIDDSLQNKLLDIINYKTRPERYPLEDIWNANEYDDLNSIAIVSYSGESVSKMLKIENDIKGQKSEKLIERIIKNSTKEGDIVLDFHLGSGTTCAVAHKMGRRYIGIEQMDYIENITVERMKKVIEGEQGGISKAVNWQGGGSFVYCELKEDANTLLRMIEEATEKNITSIKEKIYKDDRIIPYLTSEELEKVNKDFENLELKDKKKVLMELIDKNKLYVNYSDMEDEKYSVSEEDKKFTNSFYNHKKGDVK from the coding sequence ACAGCTTTAATTATAATGATTCTTTTAATCATTCAACTTGGCTAACATTTATGAAGAATAGATTAGAACTTGCTAAAAAATTATTAAGTGATGATGGGAGTATATTTATAAATTTAGATTATAATGAAGTTCATTATTGTAAAGTTCTGATGGATGATATTTTTGGTAGAGAAAATTTTCAAAGAGAAATTATTTGGAGAATAGGCTGGGTATCTGGATATAAAACTTCTGTAAATAATTATATAAGAAACCATGATACTATATTATTTTATTCAAAAAATAAAGAATTCTATTTTAACAAACACTATATTTTAAATTCTGAATTTAAAAATCTTGTAAAAAAAGATAAAATAAAATCTGAATTTGAAAAATTAGGTATAGATGATAGTTTACAAAATAAACTGTTAGACATAATTAATTATAAAACGAGACCAGAACGTTATCCATTAGAAGATATATGGAATGCAAATGAGTATGATGATCTTAATAGTATAGCAATAGTAAGCTATTCAGGAGAATCTGTATCTAAAATGTTAAAAATAGAAAATGATATAAAAGGACAAAAATCTGAAAAATTAATTGAAAGAATAATAAAAAATTCAACAAAGGAAGGAGATATAGTCTTAGACTTTCATTTAGGCTCAGGAACAACTTGTGCAGTAGCACACAAAATGGGTAGAAGGTACATAGGTATAGAGCAAATGGATTATATAGAAAATATAACTGTTGAGAGAATGAAAAAAGTCATAGAGGGTGAACAAGGTGGAATATCTAAAGCAGTTAATTGGCAAGGTGGAGGTTCATTTGTCTATTGTGAATTAAAAGAAGATGCTAATACTTTATTAAGAATGATTGAAGAAGCAACTGAAAAAAATATTACCAGTATTAAGGAAAAAATATATAAAGATGATAGAATTATCCCTTATCTAACAAGTGAAGAACTTGAAAAAGTGAATAAAGATTTTGAAAATTTAGAATTAAAAGATAAAAAGAAAGTTTTGATGGAACTTATTGATAAAAATAAGTTATATGTAAATTATTCTGATATGGAAGATGAAAAATATTCCGTAAGTGAAGAGGATAAAAAATTTACAAATTCATTTTATAATCATAAAAAAGGTGATGTAAAATGA